The following DNA comes from Amycolatopsis solani.
CGCACTCGGCGATGGCGATCCGCCCGAAGTACGCGAAGTTCGACGCCGAGCGGCTCTTCGAGATCCCCGGCCTGCGCGTCGCCGACCCGAAGGCGTGCCAGTGCGGCGAGGTGCTCAAGGGCGTGCTGAAGCCTTGGGAGTGCAAGGTGTTCGGCACCGCGTGCACCCCGGAAACGCCGATCGGGACGTGCATGGTCTCACCGGAAGGCGCCTGCGCGGCGTACTACAACTTCGGCCGCTTCAGCCGTCAGCGCGTCCGGGAGGCGAGCCGCGCATGACCACCACCGAACGCGAGCAGCAGGTCCTCGACCGCATCGAGCGGGCCCGGCGCCGGCGCGCGAAGGTCCGCGAGGAGCGCATCACGCTGTCGCACGGCGCCGGCGGCAAGTCGACGCACACGCTGATCGAGGCGGTGTTCCTCGACGCGTTCCGCAATCCACTGCTGGAGCCCCTCGAAGACGCGGCGACGCTGACCATCGGCGACGCGAAACTGGCGCTGACCACGGACTCGTTCGTCGTCTCGCCGCTGTTCTTCCCCGGCGGGAACATCGGTGACCTGGCCGTGAACGGCACGGTGAACGACCTCGCGGTGTCCGGCGCGCGGCCGCTGTACCTGACCGCGGGGTTCATCCTCGAGGAAGGCTTCCCGGTCGAGGACCTGCTCAAGATCGTCGGCTCGATGAAGGAAGCGGCCCGCGCGGCGGACGTCCGGATCGTCACCGGCGACACCAAGGTCGTCCAGCGCGGCAAGGCCGACGGCGTGTACGTCAACACCGCCGGGGTCGGCGTGCTCACGCGCACCGGCCTGGGCGTGGCCACCGTGAAGCCCGGAGACGCCGTCCTCGTTTCCGGGCCGATCGGTGACCACGGCGTCACGATCATGCTGGCCCGCGGCGAGCTCGACATCGACGCCGATCTCGTGTCCGACACCGCGCCGGTGCACGAGCTGGTCGCCGGGCTGCTGGCCGCGGTGCCCGGCGTGCGCGCGATGCGGGACGCGACCCGCGGCGGGGTCGCGACGATCCTCAACGAGATCGCGAAGGCCGCCGACGTGGCCGTGGTCGTCGACGAGAAGGCCGTCCCGGTGCGCGAAGCGGTCCGCGGCGCGTCGGAGCTGCTGGGCATCGACCCGCTGTACGTCGCGTGCGAAGGCCGGATCGTGGTCGTCGTGGACGGCGCCCAGTCCGCCGACGCACTCGCGGCGTTGCGCGCCCACCCGCTGGGCGCGGACGCCGCCGTGATCGGGCGCGTCGCCGCCGACCCACCCGGGATCGTGCTGCTGAACACCGCGTTCGGCGGCACCCGGATCGTGGACCTGCTGGTCGGCGACCCGCTGCCGAGGATCTGCTAGTGCACGAAATGGCGATCACGCAGTCGGTGCTCGACGCGATCGTCGCCCGCCTCGGCGAGGCGCCGGTGACGTGCGTCCGGCTCGAGATCGGGCGGCTGTCCGGCGTGGTCCCGGACAGCGTCCGGTTCTGCTTCGACGTCCTGTGCGCGGGGACTTCGCTGGAAGGCGCCCGCCTGGACATCGCCGAACCGGCCGGCCGGGCACGCTGCCGCGACTGCGGCGGCGAGTTCACCCTCGACGACTTCATCCTGCTGTGCCCGTGCGGCAGCGCCGACGTCTCGGTCCTCGCGGGCCGAGAGCTGCGCATCGCCTCGGTGGAGGTCGGCCATGTGTGACACCTGCGGTTGCTCCGATTCGGCCGTCCGGATCACCGACCACACCCACACGGTGGTCATGGAGCAGGACATCCTGGCGAAGAACGACGAACTCGCGGAGCACAACCGCGCGCACCTGCGGGCGTCGGACGTCTTCGCGATCAACCTGATGAGCTCGCCCGGTGCCGGGAAGACGACGTTACTGGAACGGACGATCCGGGCTCTCGGTGTTCCCTGCGCGGTGATCGAGGGCGATCAGGAAACGCTGCTCGACGCCGAGCGCATCAAGGCCACCGGCGCACCGGTGGTGCAGATCAACACCGGCGCGGGCTGCCACCTCGACGCGGCCATGCTGCACCGGGCGCTGCACGCGCTGGCCCCGGCGCGCGGCTCGACGCTGTTCATCGAGAACGTCGGCAACCTGGTCTGCCCGGCGCTGTTCGACCTCGGCGAGGCGGCCCGCGTGGTGATCCTCTCGGTCACCGAGGGACCCGGGAAGCCGGTGAAGTACCCGCACATGTTCGCCGCGACGGACCTCGTCCTGCTCAACAAGGTCGACCTGCTGCCGTACGTGGACTTCGACGTCGCCGAGTTCGAGCGGGACGTCCGCCGCGTGAACCCGTCAGCGGCGTTGCTGCAGGTCAGCGCCACCCGTGGGGACGGCCTCACCGACTGGTACGACTGGCTACGGCGACCTGCCCGAAGCTGATCCCGCCGTCGTTGGTGGGCACGTTCCGGTGGGTCAGCACCCGGAATCCCCGGTCTTCCAGGCCTTCGACGGTCCGGTCGAGCAAGAGGACGTTCTGGAACACGCCACCGGAGAGCGCCACGGTGCCGCTGTGGTCCCGCAGCCGGTCACACGTCCGCACGATGGCGTCGGCCACGCCGTTGTGGAACCGCGCGGCTCGCTTCGGTTTCGTGGCGTCGTCGTCCAGAAGGGCGCCTATGAGGTCTTCGCCGTGGATCTCGTCGTCGATCCGGGCGGGGTAGGCGGTCGTTTCGGCCGGATCGGCCAGCTGTTCCAGCTCGATGGCGGCCTGGCCTTCGTAGGTGATGGTGTCCCGGACGCCGAGCAACGCGGCGGCAGCGTCGAAGAGGCGTCCGGCACTGGACGTCAACGGTGAGTTGAGGCCACTGCGCTTGAGCTTGACGACGTCTTCGCGGGCCGGCCGGCCGAGTTCGTCCACATAGGACGCCGCCATCCGCCAGGGCTGGCGGATGGCGCTGGTGCCTCCCGGCATCGCGACCGGTTTCAGGTGCGAGAGCCGCCGATAGGACGTCAAGTCGGCGAGGAGGACCTCACCGCCCCAGATGGTGCCGTCCGGCCCGAAGCCGGTGCCGTCGAAGGCGACGCCGAGCACGGGCCCGTCCTCGCCGTTGTCGGCCAGGCAGGCGGCGATGTGGGCGTGGTGGTGCTGCACGCCGAGCAGCTCGAGGTCCAGGTCGAGCGCGTACTTCGTGGACAGGTAATCGGGGTGCAGGTCGTGCGCGACGAGCACGGGATCGATGGCGAAGAGGTGCTTGAAGTGCTCGATGCCCTCGGTGAACGCCTTGAGCGTCTCGTAGTTCTCGAGGTCGCCGATGTGGTGCGAGACGAAGGCGTGGTGGCCCTTGGCGAGGCAGAAGGTGTTCTTGAGTTCGGCACCGACGCCGAGGAGGTGCTTCTTCGTCGCGAGCCGGATCGGCTCAGGGGCGTAGCCGCGGGAACGCCGTTGCAGCTGGGGTTTCGTCCCGACGATGCGGACCACGGAATCGTCGGTCCGGACGTGGATCGGCCGGTCGTGGGTGAGGTACGCGTCGGCGATGTCCTCGAGGCGGCCGAGGTCCTCGTCGCGGTACACGATCGGCTCGTCGGAGACGTTCGCGCTGGTCAGCACGATCGGGCCGGTTTCTTGCAGGAGCAGGTGGTGCAGCGGCGTGTAGGGCAGCATGAGCCCGATCCGCCGGTTCCCCGGCGCGACGGCCTGGGCGAGCTCGGTCTTCTTCGGCAGCAGCACGATCGGCCGTCGCCGTCCCGCCAGGACGCGCGCGGCGACGGCGTCGACTTCGGCGAGTTCCCGGGCCTGGTCCAGATCGGCGACCATGACCGCGAACGGCTTGTCCTCGCGGTGCTTGCGCGCACGCAGGGTTTTCGCCGCTTCCTCGTGCCACGCGCCGACGGCGAGGTGGTAGCCACCGAGCCCCTTGATCGCGACCACCTGCCCGGCACGCAGGGCTTCGGCGGTCGCCAAGATCGGGTCACCGCCGCCGGGTTCGAACCGGAGCGACGGCCCGCAGGCCGGGCAGCAGACGGGCTGCGCGTGGAAGCGCCGGTCGGCCGGGTCCGCGTACTCCCGCGCGCACTCGGCGCACATCGCGAACGCGGCCATGGTGGTCAGCGGCCGGTCGTAGGGCACCCCCCGCACGATGGTGAACCGCGGGCCGCAGTTCGTGCAGTTGACGAAGGGGTACCGGAACCGCCGGTCCACGGGGTCGCGCAGCTCCCGCAGGCAGTCGGCGCAGGTGGCGGAGTCGGCCGAGACGAGCGTGTCGGCAGCGTTACCGCCCGGGCTGGCGACGATGACGAACCCGGAGCCGTCAGCGGGCGGGATCTCCCGGGCTTCGACGCGATCGACGACGGCCAGGGGCGGCGCTTCGGCCGTCAACGCGGCGACGAAGGCCCGGACCAGGTCCGGCGCGCCCTGCGCCTCGGCGAAGACGCCGTGCGCGTCGTTCCCGACGAACCCGGCGAGCCCGAACCGCCGCGCGAGCCGGTGGGCGAACGGCCGGAACCCGACGCCCTGCACCACCCCGGCGACCCGGATCGCCACGCGCACCCGATCAGTCTGCGCCTTCACCGCCCCAAGCAGCCAGTCCCGGCAGGTCCGGCGGCTGGCGCAGGGCGTCGAGGACGACGTTCACCCCCGCGCGCAACGGCGTCCCGCGGCGGACCACCGCCGTGATCGTGCGGGTCACCGGGGTCGACAGCTCGCGCGTCGCGACCCGGTAGCGGCGGTCGACCGCCAGGCCCGGCAGGAGCGCGATCGACAGCCCGGCCTCGACGTGCTGCAGCGTCATCAGGTAGTTGCTGAAGCGGCACACCACCCGCGGCTCGAACCCCGACTCGCGGCACAGCCGCAGCGTCAGGTTCGCCATGTACGACTGCGGCACGTCCAGCGCCCACGGCGCGTCCGCGTAGGCCGACAGGACCGCCGGGCCGCGGGGTGCTTCCGACGGGGTCACCAGCACGATCGGGTCCGTCGCCAGCGGGACGATGTCGAGGTCCGGGCCGAGCGGTTGCTCGACGAAGTCGGTCGTGGTGATGATGACGTCGGCGTCGCCGCCGCGCAGGGCCGGGATGCTCTCGTGCGGCTCCAGCTCCAGCAGCTGGACCTCGAGGTGCGGGTGTGCCAGCCGGGTCACCGCCGGCACGGCGAGGGTGTGGATCGCGCTCTGGAACGCGCCCAGCCGGACCAGGCCGGCCGGCTCGCCGCCGAGGCTGCGCAGTTCCGCCTCGACGGTGTCCATGTGGTCGAGGATCGCCCGCGCCCGGCGCGCCAGCACCAGCCCGGCCGGGGTCAGCCGGACCCGGCGGCCGGTGCGTTCCAGCAGCTGGGTGCGGGTTTCCGCTTCGAGCACCGCAAGCTGCTGCGACACGCTCGACGCGCTCAGGTTGGCGTCCTGCGCGACCGCGCGGACCGTGCCCAGGGTGTCGAGCCTGCTCAGCAGCCGCAGGCGCCACGGGTTCAGCATGCCGCCATCCTTGTCCGGCAAAACCGAACAGGAAAGCCGGAATCGTGAGATGGACGTGGCGCTCGGCACGGAT
Coding sequences within:
- the hypE gene encoding hydrogenase expression/formation protein HypE, which encodes MTTTEREQQVLDRIERARRRRAKVREERITLSHGAGGKSTHTLIEAVFLDAFRNPLLEPLEDAATLTIGDAKLALTTDSFVVSPLFFPGGNIGDLAVNGTVNDLAVSGARPLYLTAGFILEEGFPVEDLLKIVGSMKEAARAADVRIVTGDTKVVQRGKADGVYVNTAGVGVLTRTGLGVATVKPGDAVLVSGPIGDHGVTIMLARGELDIDADLVSDTAPVHELVAGLLAAVPGVRAMRDATRGGVATILNEIAKAADVAVVVDEKAVPVREAVRGASELLGIDPLYVACEGRIVVVVDGAQSADALAALRAHPLGADAAVIGRVAADPPGIVLLNTAFGGTRIVDLLVGDPLPRIC
- a CDS encoding hydrogenase maturation nickel metallochaperone HypA/HybF, whose amino-acid sequence is MHEMAITQSVLDAIVARLGEAPVTCVRLEIGRLSGVVPDSVRFCFDVLCAGTSLEGARLDIAEPAGRARCRDCGGEFTLDDFILLCPCGSADVSVLAGRELRIASVEVGHV
- the hypB gene encoding hydrogenase nickel incorporation protein HypB, with protein sequence MCDTCGCSDSAVRITDHTHTVVMEQDILAKNDELAEHNRAHLRASDVFAINLMSSPGAGKTTLLERTIRALGVPCAVIEGDQETLLDAERIKATGAPVVQINTGAGCHLDAAMLHRALHALAPARGSTLFIENVGNLVCPALFDLGEAARVVILSVTEGPGKPVKYPHMFAATDLVLLNKVDLLPYVDFDVAEFERDVRRVNPSAALLQVSATRGDGLTDWYDWLRRPARS
- the hypF gene encoding carbamoyltransferase HypF, producing MRVAIRVAGVVQGVGFRPFAHRLARRFGLAGFVGNDAHGVFAEAQGAPDLVRAFVAALTAEAPPLAVVDRVEAREIPPADGSGFVIVASPGGNAADTLVSADSATCADCLRELRDPVDRRFRYPFVNCTNCGPRFTIVRGVPYDRPLTTMAAFAMCAECAREYADPADRRFHAQPVCCPACGPSLRFEPGGGDPILATAEALRAGQVVAIKGLGGYHLAVGAWHEEAAKTLRARKHREDKPFAVMVADLDQARELAEVDAVAARVLAGRRRPIVLLPKKTELAQAVAPGNRRIGLMLPYTPLHHLLLQETGPIVLTSANVSDEPIVYRDEDLGRLEDIADAYLTHDRPIHVRTDDSVVRIVGTKPQLQRRSRGYAPEPIRLATKKHLLGVGAELKNTFCLAKGHHAFVSHHIGDLENYETLKAFTEGIEHFKHLFAIDPVLVAHDLHPDYLSTKYALDLDLELLGVQHHHAHIAACLADNGEDGPVLGVAFDGTGFGPDGTIWGGEVLLADLTSYRRLSHLKPVAMPGGTSAIRQPWRMAASYVDELGRPAREDVVKLKRSGLNSPLTSSAGRLFDAAAALLGVRDTITYEGQAAIELEQLADPAETTAYPARIDDEIHGEDLIGALLDDDATKPKRAARFHNGVADAIVRTCDRLRDHSGTVALSGGVFQNVLLLDRTVEGLEDRGFRVLTHRNVPTNDGGISFGQVAVASRTSR
- a CDS encoding LysR family transcriptional regulator, which encodes MLNPWRLRLLSRLDTLGTVRAVAQDANLSASSVSQQLAVLEAETRTQLLERTGRRVRLTPAGLVLARRARAILDHMDTVEAELRSLGGEPAGLVRLGAFQSAIHTLAVPAVTRLAHPHLEVQLLELEPHESIPALRGGDADVIITTTDFVEQPLGPDLDIVPLATDPIVLVTPSEAPRGPAVLSAYADAPWALDVPQSYMANLTLRLCRESGFEPRVVCRFSNYLMTLQHVEAGLSIALLPGLAVDRRYRVATRELSTPVTRTITAVVRRGTPLRAGVNVVLDALRQPPDLPGLAAWGGEGAD